A section of the Akkermansia muciniphila genome encodes:
- a CDS encoding Amuc_1098 family type IV pilus outer membrane protein, producing the protein MDHAPLYQPKRSLIALMAIAASCPFAQAGDGGAVGTSSAYGSSYAGPGSYYQSDAARQAMARREAQTQEAMQLLAEGRNLYREGKYKEALDKFNAAYNMLPAAPINDQRKEAIANNIGDASIAVAQEYIKVGRYDEAEKLLQDAIKLNPRDVKLAKQTLEYMKDPIRTNPALTPEHVKNVEKVNTLLHMAYGYYDLGDYDKAIAEFNKVLVIDPYNVAARRGQETVNRRRMAYYAAAYDETRSTMLAEVDKMWERPIPMEAPTGADGLDNTPMTDVNGATANLMKLKSIIIPSVSFEDTTVEDAIDYLRKKSIELDRTVGPNGERGINFVINDAQPAAVTPAAPPAEDPGFGEESTEITEVAPAAAPQESIRTRKIGQLKLTNVPMLEVLRFICRNAGLRQKVEDYAVTILPAGGNDVDLYQRTFSVPPGFQSSLRNTVGDSDGGGTEDPFGGGGESSSGLKPMPSIRSLLQKSGISFPEGATAFLVNGNSSLVVRNTSGNLDLIEGLIENTRGESQQVRIMTKFVEVTQENTEELGFDWIVTPFSVSNDRSTFLGGGTNYGTGLIPDDFTQSPGGVSGWPVNNNSSNTDGNGLINGLATGGNRTGDYAISKNSVDNLLNSTNRSEATKKNPAPGIMSLTGIYDEGAFQMLMRGLSQKKGSDVLTAPSVTAKSGETAKIEIIREFWYPTEYEPPELPNNVSSWGGGNYNNRNNVLDDLVGTENPAQVTSFPVTPATPGVFEMKPVGVTLEVVPTIGDNKYIIDLNFKPSIVEFEGFVNYGSPIQSTGVGSDGKPMSLTLTENRIEQPIFSKRSVETSLFIYDGHTVAIGGLITENVQTVEDKVPIFGDLPLIGRFFRSNSDNHIKKNLMIFVTGQIIDATGQPVRGNALPTTANAAAPESALPASEGLLPPM; encoded by the coding sequence ATGGACCACGCACCACTTTATCAACCGAAGCGTTCTCTGATCGCGCTGATGGCCATTGCTGCCTCCTGCCCGTTTGCGCAGGCTGGTGATGGCGGCGCCGTCGGAACCTCCAGTGCTTATGGCTCGTCCTACGCCGGACCGGGAAGTTACTACCAGTCCGATGCAGCGCGCCAAGCCATGGCACGCCGCGAAGCGCAGACCCAGGAAGCCATGCAGCTTCTTGCCGAAGGCCGCAACCTGTACCGCGAAGGCAAGTACAAGGAAGCCCTGGACAAATTCAATGCCGCTTACAACATGCTGCCCGCCGCGCCGATCAATGACCAGCGCAAGGAAGCCATTGCCAACAACATTGGTGACGCCAGCATCGCCGTTGCTCAGGAATACATCAAAGTGGGCCGCTATGACGAAGCTGAGAAGCTTCTTCAGGATGCCATCAAGCTCAATCCCCGGGACGTCAAGCTTGCCAAGCAGACGCTCGAATACATGAAGGACCCGATTCGCACGAATCCGGCGCTCACCCCCGAGCACGTCAAGAACGTGGAAAAGGTGAACACCCTCCTTCACATGGCCTATGGTTACTATGACCTCGGCGACTACGACAAAGCCATCGCCGAGTTCAACAAGGTTCTTGTTATTGACCCGTACAACGTGGCGGCCCGCCGCGGACAGGAAACGGTCAACCGCCGCAGGATGGCCTATTACGCCGCCGCCTATGACGAAACCCGCAGCACCATGCTTGCGGAAGTGGACAAGATGTGGGAACGCCCCATCCCGATGGAAGCTCCGACCGGAGCCGACGGCTTGGACAACACCCCGATGACCGACGTCAACGGCGCCACCGCCAACCTGATGAAGCTCAAGAGCATCATCATCCCCTCCGTCTCTTTTGAAGACACCACCGTGGAAGACGCCATCGACTACCTGCGCAAGAAGTCCATTGAACTGGACCGCACCGTAGGCCCGAACGGCGAACGCGGCATCAACTTTGTAATCAATGACGCCCAGCCCGCAGCCGTTACCCCCGCAGCTCCCCCTGCTGAGGACCCCGGCTTCGGCGAAGAGTCCACGGAAATTACGGAAGTTGCTCCGGCAGCCGCTCCGCAGGAAAGCATCCGCACCCGCAAGATCGGCCAGCTCAAGCTGACCAACGTCCCCATGCTGGAAGTGCTGCGCTTCATCTGCCGTAACGCAGGCCTGCGCCAGAAGGTGGAAGACTATGCAGTCACCATCCTTCCCGCCGGCGGCAATGACGTGGACCTCTACCAGCGCACCTTCTCCGTGCCTCCGGGCTTCCAGTCCTCCCTCCGCAACACCGTTGGAGACAGCGATGGCGGCGGCACTGAAGACCCCTTCGGCGGCGGCGGTGAAAGCTCCTCCGGCCTCAAGCCCATGCCCTCCATCCGCAGCCTGCTGCAAAAGAGCGGCATCAGCTTCCCGGAAGGCGCCACGGCATTCCTTGTCAACGGCAACTCCTCCCTGGTCGTCCGCAACACCTCCGGCAACCTGGACCTCATTGAAGGCCTCATTGAAAACACCCGCGGTGAATCCCAGCAGGTGCGCATCATGACCAAGTTCGTGGAAGTGACCCAGGAAAACACGGAAGAGCTCGGCTTTGACTGGATCGTCACTCCATTCTCCGTCAGTAACGACCGCAGCACCTTCCTGGGCGGCGGCACGAACTACGGCACCGGCCTCATCCCGGACGACTTCACCCAGTCCCCCGGCGGCGTGAGCGGCTGGCCCGTAAACAACAACAGCTCCAACACGGACGGCAACGGCCTGATCAACGGCCTCGCTACCGGCGGCAACCGCACGGGCGACTATGCCATCTCCAAGAACTCCGTGGACAACCTGCTGAACAGCACCAACCGTTCTGAAGCCACCAAGAAGAACCCGGCTCCCGGCATCATGTCCCTCACGGGCATTTATGACGAAGGCGCCTTCCAGATGCTGATGCGCGGCCTGTCCCAGAAGAAGGGCTCCGACGTTCTCACCGCTCCCAGCGTAACCGCCAAGTCCGGTGAAACCGCCAAGATTGAAATCATCCGCGAGTTCTGGTACCCCACCGAATACGAACCCCCGGAACTTCCCAACAACGTGAGCAGCTGGGGCGGCGGCAACTACAATAACCGGAACAACGTTCTGGATGACCTTGTAGGCACCGAAAACCCGGCCCAGGTCACCAGCTTCCCCGTCACTCCCGCCACTCCCGGCGTGTTTGAAATGAAACCCGTTGGCGTGACCCTGGAAGTTGTGCCCACCATTGGTGACAACAAGTACATCATTGACCTCAACTTCAAGCCCAGCATCGTGGAATTTGAAGGCTTCGTGAACTACGGCAGCCCGATCCAGTCCACCGGCGTTGGTTCCGACGGCAAGCCGATGTCCCTGACTCTGACGGAAAACCGCATTGAGCAGCCCATCTTCTCCAAGCGTTCCGTTGAAACGTCCCTGTTCATCTACGACGGCCACACCGTGGCAATCGGTGGTTTGATCACGGAAAACGTGCAGACGGTGGAAGACAAGGTGCCGATCTTCGGTGACCTGCCTCTCATCGGACGCTTCTTCCGCAGCAACTCTGACAACCATATCAAGAAGAACCTGATGATCTTCGTGACGGGTCAGATCATTGATGCCACCGGCCAGCCCGTACGCGGCAACGCCCTTCCCACCACGGCAAACGCCGCGGCTCCGGAAAGCGCCCTGCCTGCGTCCGAAGGCCTGCTGCCCCCCATGTAG
- the coaE gene encoding dephospho-CoA kinase (Dephospho-CoA kinase (CoaE) performs the final step in coenzyme A biosynthesis.) — translation MKTLIVTGGIATGKSTAIRLLMETGGPRLRLFDCDAEAGRLLDGGRLKESLSAAFGPASVDASGRADRGFLRELVFRNPESRRRLEGIIHPLLHQECLAQMETARQNAAVDGFVIDVPLFFETSACYRQDAVCVVAVSRETQKTRLALRNGFRGDMIEAILAAQRPIMEKVAAADFVIWNEGPPPLLRRQTQRLHQHFFHD, via the coding sequence ATGAAAACCCTGATCGTGACCGGCGGAATAGCCACCGGAAAATCCACCGCCATCCGCCTGCTGATGGAGACGGGAGGACCGCGCCTGCGCCTTTTTGACTGTGACGCGGAGGCAGGCAGGCTACTGGACGGCGGCAGGCTGAAAGAAAGCCTTTCCGCCGCCTTCGGCCCCGCCAGCGTGGACGCCTCGGGACGGGCGGACAGGGGCTTCCTGCGGGAGCTCGTGTTCCGGAACCCGGAAAGCCGCCGGAGGCTGGAGGGAATCATTCATCCCCTGCTGCACCAAGAATGTCTTGCGCAAATGGAGACGGCGCGTCAGAATGCGGCGGTAGACGGGTTTGTCATTGACGTGCCGCTGTTTTTTGAAACATCGGCATGCTACCGCCAGGACGCCGTATGCGTGGTAGCCGTTTCCCGGGAAACGCAGAAGACCCGCCTGGCTCTCAGGAACGGATTCCGTGGGGATATGATTGAAGCCATTCTGGCGGCTCAGCGTCCTATCATGGAAAAAGTGGCCGCGGCCGATTTCGTCATCTGGAATGAAGGGCCTCCGCCCCTGCTCCGCCGGCAAACCCAAAGACTTCACCAACATTTTTTTCATGACTGA
- a CDS encoding Amuc_1100 family pilus-like protein encodes MSNWITDNKPAAMVAGVGLLLFVGLSVTGYMVNSKRSELDKKISVASKEIKSANAAEITPSRTSNNELEKELNRYAKAVTNLETAYKPFLASSALVPTTPTAFQNELKTFRDALIAACKKKNIQITDTSSWLGFQVYSTQAPSVQAASTLGFELKAVNSLANKLTDCGLTKFIKVYRPQLPIENPANNPEEEAEEPNQAPWSPMPLEIAFQGDRESVLKAMNAITDSQDYLFTVNSIRIRNERMMPPPIAGPAAPKPAAAQSAAGAADLRPADEAAAQSAAPAIQQVIKPYMGKEQIFVQVSLNLVHFNQPKAQEPSED; translated from the coding sequence ATGAGCAATTGGATTACAGACAACAAGCCCGCCGCCATGGTAGCGGGCGTGGGGCTTCTCTTATTCGTGGGGTTATCCGTGACGGGATACATGGTCAATTCCAAACGCAGTGAGCTGGACAAGAAAATCAGCGTCGCCTCCAAGGAGATCAAGTCCGCCAACGCGGCTGAAATCACGCCCAGCCGCACGTCGAACAATGAGCTGGAAAAGGAATTGAACCGCTATGCCAAGGCGGTCACCAACCTGGAAACGGCCTACAAGCCTTTCCTGGCTTCCTCCGCGCTGGTTCCCACCACGCCCACCGCGTTCCAGAATGAACTGAAAACGTTCAGGGACGCCCTGATCGCCGCCTGCAAGAAAAAGAATATCCAGATTACGGACACCTCCTCCTGGCTCGGCTTCCAGGTTTACAGCACCCAGGCCCCCAGCGTCCAGGCAGCCTCCACGCTGGGCTTTGAACTGAAAGCGGTCAACAGCCTCGCTAACAAGCTGACGGATTGCGGACTGACCAAATTCATCAAGGTGTACCGTCCCCAGCTTCCTATTGAAAACCCGGCGAACAACCCGGAAGAGGAAGCGGAGGAACCCAACCAGGCGCCCTGGTCCCCCATGCCGCTGGAAATTGCCTTCCAGGGCGACCGGGAAAGCGTGCTGAAGGCCATGAACGCCATCACGGACTCCCAGGACTACCTTTTCACGGTCAACTCCATCAGAATCCGCAATGAACGGATGATGCCACCCCCCATCGCCGGACCGGCGGCGCCCAAGCCTGCCGCGGCACAGTCCGCCGCGGGAGCGGCGGACCTGAGGCCGGCGGATGAAGCGGCGGCCCAATCCGCGGCTCCGGCCATCCAGCAAGTCATCAAGCCTTACATGGGCAAGGAGCAAATCTTTGTCCAGGTCTCCCTGAACCTGGTCCACTTCAACCAGCCCAAGGCGCAGGAACCGTCTGAAGACTAA
- the rho gene encoding transcription termination factor Rho has protein sequence MTEELDNNSLPSGEDAQSAPPKALPAPEEVSAEQAAPAPEQDAEAPACAPAVRDQAQESAAPVLEQIDINELRERPLNDLQEMAEGLPIRNAASLTKSQLIFELGKQLLAKGHEVVVSGVMEQAKDNYAMLRDPVKSFRTSPDDIYLGGNLIKPMRLRVGQQVKVRLRKLRPHDKYLSASAVISVEGIPAEDYRAGADFERLTPLFPKERLLLENKEVNSGAMRVLDLMTPFGKGQRGLIVAPPRGGKTVLLKTIARSIRANYPDVELIVLLLDERPEEVTDFEETVDAPVYASTFDEPSRRHAQVSDLVIERAKRLVEMGKDVVILLDSLTRLARGYNANQTGGRIMSGGLGSNALEKPRKFFSAARNVEEGGSLTIIATCLVDTESRMDEVIFEEFKGTGNLEIRLDRELSERRIYPAISLSQSGTRNDDRLYNEQEFVKIMQLRRQLAMKPGWEGLQALLQNISKTQNNAELLLTGLR, from the coding sequence ATGACTGAAGAACTCGACAACAACTCCCTTCCCTCCGGAGAGGACGCACAGTCCGCCCCCCCCAAGGCTCTTCCGGCTCCGGAAGAGGTTTCCGCGGAACAAGCCGCCCCTGCTCCGGAACAGGATGCAGAGGCGCCGGCCTGCGCTCCGGCGGTCCGGGATCAGGCCCAGGAATCCGCCGCTCCCGTTCTGGAGCAGATTGACATCAATGAATTGCGTGAACGCCCCCTGAACGACCTTCAGGAAATGGCGGAAGGCCTCCCCATCCGGAACGCGGCCTCCCTCACCAAGTCCCAGTTGATTTTTGAACTGGGAAAACAGCTTCTGGCCAAGGGTCATGAAGTGGTCGTCTCCGGCGTCATGGAACAGGCCAAGGATAACTACGCCATGCTGAGGGACCCCGTCAAAAGCTTCCGCACTTCTCCGGATGACATTTACCTGGGCGGCAACCTCATCAAGCCCATGCGCCTGCGCGTGGGCCAGCAGGTCAAGGTCAGGCTGCGCAAGCTGCGGCCCCATGACAAGTACCTTTCCGCCTCCGCCGTCATCAGCGTGGAGGGCATTCCCGCGGAGGACTACCGGGCAGGCGCCGACTTTGAGCGCCTCACCCCCCTGTTCCCGAAGGAACGCCTTCTTCTGGAAAACAAGGAGGTCAATTCCGGCGCCATGCGCGTGCTGGACCTCATGACCCCCTTCGGCAAGGGCCAGCGCGGCCTGATCGTAGCCCCGCCGCGCGGCGGGAAAACCGTTTTGCTGAAGACCATCGCCCGCTCCATCAGGGCCAACTACCCGGACGTGGAACTGATTGTGCTGCTGCTGGACGAACGCCCGGAAGAAGTAACGGATTTTGAAGAAACCGTGGACGCCCCGGTTTACGCCTCCACCTTTGACGAACCTTCCCGCCGCCACGCCCAGGTTTCCGACCTGGTCATTGAACGGGCCAAGCGCCTGGTGGAAATGGGCAAGGACGTGGTGATCCTGCTGGATTCCCTGACGCGCCTGGCCCGCGGCTACAATGCCAACCAGACGGGCGGACGCATCATGTCCGGCGGCCTGGGTTCCAATGCGCTGGAAAAACCGCGCAAGTTCTTTTCCGCCGCGCGCAACGTGGAGGAAGGCGGCAGCCTGACCATCATCGCCACATGCCTGGTGGATACGGAGTCCAGAATGGATGAAGTGATTTTTGAAGAATTCAAGGGAACGGGCAACCTGGAAATCCGCCTGGACCGGGAACTTTCCGAACGGCGCATTTATCCGGCTATCTCCCTCTCCCAGAGCGGCACGCGCAATGACGACAGGCTGTACAATGAACAGGAGTTCGTGAAGATCATGCAACTCCGCCGCCAGCTCGCCATGAAGCCGGGCTGGGAAGGCCTTCAGGCCCTCCTTCAAAATATCTCCAAGACGCAGAACAATGCGGAGCTTCTGCTGACAGGGCTGCGGTAG
- a CDS encoding Amuc_1099 family pilus-like system protein, producing MSEKQNYDKILLASGIVLGLGVAAYGTLTLLGLNDKYKFTTQVSEKAIEPPAGIKKAAEVNQELSASHELKPIAQETQQYVGFVAPSLWIKEGGMEPFDIVSGPPIHGNIPNKWFLDNGLENEFVYSDVLTRDPDNDGFTVQEEYEAKTLPNDPNSHPPLVNKLFVDEIKQFGFFLGFTQADGNDFTFKGLNRAKQELWKNVVQVNGQFGTRKNTKDKPRFELVSVTNKEFKNPSLDMVETDEEAVVKDLKPTKNGQTYTIRRGTKYVIPIIDKKANLTIAAGPSRDTSFEVEEGADFQIPGDTKQTYTLKTVDNATQTVTIANKTTGEQTTLSKKK from the coding sequence ATGTCTGAAAAACAAAACTACGACAAGATCCTGCTGGCTTCCGGCATCGTGCTGGGCCTGGGGGTAGCCGCCTACGGTACGCTGACCCTTCTGGGACTGAATGACAAGTACAAGTTCACCACGCAGGTTTCAGAAAAGGCGATTGAACCGCCCGCCGGCATTAAAAAGGCCGCGGAGGTCAATCAGGAGCTTTCCGCCTCCCATGAGCTCAAGCCCATTGCACAGGAAACCCAGCAATACGTGGGCTTCGTAGCGCCCAGCCTCTGGATCAAGGAAGGGGGGATGGAACCCTTTGACATCGTCTCCGGCCCTCCCATCCACGGCAATATTCCGAACAAATGGTTCCTGGACAACGGCCTGGAAAATGAATTCGTTTACTCGGACGTCCTCACCCGCGACCCGGACAACGACGGATTCACGGTGCAGGAGGAATATGAGGCCAAGACGCTTCCCAATGACCCCAACAGCCACCCGCCCCTTGTCAACAAGCTCTTTGTTGATGAAATCAAGCAGTTCGGCTTTTTCCTGGGCTTCACGCAGGCTGACGGCAACGATTTTACCTTCAAGGGATTAAACCGCGCCAAGCAGGAGCTCTGGAAAAACGTCGTCCAGGTTAACGGCCAGTTCGGCACCCGGAAAAATACAAAAGACAAACCCAGGTTTGAGCTTGTCAGCGTCACCAACAAGGAATTCAAGAATCCCAGCCTGGACATGGTGGAGACGGATGAAGAAGCCGTTGTCAAGGACCTGAAGCCGACCAAAAACGGCCAGACCTACACCATCAGGCGCGGCACAAAATACGTCATTCCAATCATTGATAAGAAAGCAAACCTTACTATCGCCGCCGGCCCCAGCAGGGACACCAGCTTCGAGGTGGAAGAAGGAGCCGACTTCCAGATCCCGGGAGACACCAAACAGACCTACACGCTGAAAACCGTTGATAATGCTACGCAGACCGTAACCATTGCCAACAAAACAACTGGAGAACAAACAACACTGAGCAAGAAAAAATAG
- a CDS encoding Amuc_1101 family PilM-like pilus complex protein has protein sequence MANSRQIVALNVGSQRVSMGVFSKTSKDALILDRYATRLVVLDPSAEGLRLTKIGEAIADLVQELNVKGSVANYSVSGQSVFIRFVKLPALDDTDVEQLIRFEAQQHVPFPLDEVVWDYHLLPAKGLEREAVLVAIKAEDLDTLNDEIVSHGLSTGKVDCALTSLYNAYVDSYPEETEPVMLIDIGAKSTDLIYSEQGRFFTRSISAGGIFVTSAIAREFNVPFMEAERLKTTSGLVSMSNGQTEGLDPATANLATVIRTAMTRLASEIQRTTNHYRAQMNGSAPVKAYLCGGGASLPYTKEFLEDKLGIPISFFNPMHNVGVGSGVDVNTISREAFILGGLIGTAVNAIGRASLNIDLEPTAIAKKRANQKKMPAIIAGVAIAVIGAAAYAVTGYMGVKKAEETLANVQPTVTSIKSEQSALRQKEQELKKLDSTLAAYQQLTLQRYGYADIIKHLLEQSEHKEYPYWFTDFEPLAHFNPEDTTQITGYSVIKDSFTSDKNTSLVDDIRTEAAANAANDDEQTVYSVNALRLTGFVRRSLGGQRIIQDLQAKIDGNKDSLFTFKHGDVKLEARQIMELGAKDAKIDAAAGPFVPFKLVLPLKTPIPVHFNK, from the coding sequence ATGGCTAATTCACGACAAATCGTCGCATTAAACGTAGGTTCCCAGAGAGTATCCATGGGCGTCTTTTCCAAGACCTCCAAGGACGCCCTCATTCTGGACCGCTATGCTACGCGCCTCGTAGTGCTGGACCCGTCAGCGGAAGGCTTGCGCCTGACGAAAATAGGGGAGGCAATCGCCGACCTCGTCCAGGAGCTCAATGTCAAAGGCAGCGTCGCCAACTATTCCGTTTCCGGTCAATCCGTATTCATCCGCTTCGTCAAGCTTCCGGCTCTGGATGATACGGATGTGGAACAGCTCATCCGCTTTGAAGCCCAGCAGCACGTCCCCTTCCCGCTGGATGAAGTGGTGTGGGACTACCACCTTCTCCCGGCCAAGGGCCTGGAACGTGAAGCCGTCCTGGTAGCCATCAAGGCGGAAGACCTGGACACCCTTAATGATGAAATCGTCTCCCACGGTCTTTCCACCGGCAAGGTGGACTGCGCCCTGACTTCCCTGTACAACGCTTATGTGGACAGCTACCCGGAAGAAACGGAGCCGGTGATGCTCATCGACATCGGCGCCAAGTCCACGGACCTCATTTACAGCGAACAGGGACGCTTCTTCACCCGCAGCATTTCCGCAGGCGGCATTTTCGTTACATCCGCCATCGCCCGTGAATTCAACGTCCCCTTCATGGAGGCGGAACGCCTGAAGACTACCAGCGGACTCGTTTCCATGAGCAACGGGCAGACGGAGGGGCTGGACCCCGCCACGGCCAACCTGGCTACCGTCATCCGCACGGCCATGACCCGGCTCGCGTCTGAAATCCAGCGCACCACCAACCATTACCGCGCCCAGATGAACGGAAGCGCGCCCGTCAAGGCATACCTGTGCGGCGGCGGCGCATCCCTGCCCTACACCAAGGAATTCCTGGAAGACAAGCTGGGCATACCGATCTCCTTCTTCAACCCCATGCACAATGTGGGCGTGGGCTCCGGCGTGGATGTCAACACCATTTCCCGTGAAGCCTTCATTCTGGGCGGCCTGATCGGCACCGCCGTCAACGCCATCGGGAGGGCCTCCCTCAACATTGACCTGGAACCCACGGCAATTGCCAAAAAGCGGGCCAACCAGAAAAAGATGCCCGCCATCATCGCGGGGGTTGCCATCGCCGTCATCGGCGCCGCGGCCTATGCCGTAACGGGGTACATGGGCGTCAAGAAGGCGGAGGAGACCCTGGCAAACGTCCAGCCCACCGTCACTTCCATCAAGTCGGAACAATCCGCCCTGCGCCAGAAGGAGCAGGAACTGAAAAAGCTGGACTCCACCCTGGCCGCCTACCAGCAGCTCACGCTCCAGCGCTACGGTTACGCGGATATTATCAAGCATCTGCTGGAACAGTCGGAACACAAGGAGTACCCCTACTGGTTCACGGATTTTGAACCGCTGGCGCACTTCAACCCGGAGGATACCACCCAGATCACGGGCTACTCCGTCATCAAGGACTCCTTCACGTCTGACAAGAACACGTCCCTGGTGGATGACATCAGGACGGAAGCCGCCGCGAATGCCGCCAATGATGACGAGCAAACCGTTTACAGCGTTAACGCCCTGCGCCTGACCGGCTTTGTCCGCCGCAGCCTGGGCGGACAGAGAATCATCCAGGACCTCCAGGCAAAAATAGACGGGAACAAGGACTCCCTGTTCACCTTCAAGCACGGAGACGTCAAGCTGGAAGCCCGCCAGATCATGGAACTGGGCGCCAAGGACGCCAAGATAGACGCGGCGGCCGGGCCCTTTGTTCCCTTCAAGCTGGTGCTTCCGTTGAAAACTCCCATTCCCGTGCACTTTAACAAATAA
- a CDS encoding heavy metal translocating P-type ATPase: MSTEHSHEHFPEGASCCAGGCCSGSCCGSGDAIRPVPAVLGIALFIAALVLGGDSWSGRAAYAGAYLLIGWDVLKAAFLGLRHGRAMDENFLMSIASLGAMFLGDYSEAVGVMLFYRVGEYLQERAVGSSRRSVSELMNLRPEFVHVKEGGEIRDLPPAEVPPGSLIEVRPGERVPLDGVVTGGNSVLDTSAMTGESLPVETGAGSSVLAGCINGQGVLEVRTERDWRHSSLARVQELVEAASGHKSPLEGRLSRFSRIYTPLVISIAVLVFLLYPFVTGGSWSDGLFRALVLLVISCPCALVLSIPLGFFAGIGRAAREGILLKGSNYLDALRKVKTVVFDKTGTLTEGVFSVDEVLPCDGVSPETLLYWAAHAESSASHPLGRSIVKAYEGRLFPDRVAELVEVTGGGVSARVEGKAVLAGKKAFLQEAGIRTGDGEDRGVTIYVALDGVLLGRLRLSDRIKPGAEQAVRELRELGVSNLVMLTGDSSSAGPEVGRRLGLDEVFSGLMPEDKLEHVRRLKPEEGLLAFVGDGMNDAPSLAAADIGIAMGGVGSDTALQAADMVVMKGDPAAVPQGMLLSRATERIIVQNIILILGVKLLVMVLGILGLAGMWAAVMADVGVCLLAVGNSMRIFRVRLGV, translated from the coding sequence ATGAGTACGGAACATTCCCACGAACATTTTCCAGAAGGAGCTTCCTGCTGCGCCGGAGGGTGCTGTTCCGGAAGCTGCTGCGGCTCCGGAGACGCCATCAGGCCGGTTCCCGCCGTGCTGGGCATCGCCCTTTTCATTGCCGCCCTGGTGCTGGGGGGCGATTCCTGGAGCGGCAGGGCTGCCTACGCGGGCGCCTACCTGCTGATAGGCTGGGATGTATTGAAGGCGGCTTTTCTGGGGCTGAGGCACGGCCGTGCCATGGATGAAAATTTCCTGATGAGCATTGCCTCCCTGGGGGCGATGTTCCTGGGGGATTATTCCGAGGCGGTGGGCGTGATGCTTTTTTACCGCGTGGGAGAATACCTTCAGGAGCGCGCGGTGGGCAGTTCCCGCCGGTCCGTGAGCGAACTGATGAATCTGAGGCCCGAGTTTGTCCATGTGAAAGAGGGCGGAGAAATCCGTGACCTTCCACCTGCGGAGGTGCCGCCCGGTTCCCTGATTGAAGTGCGCCCCGGCGAGCGCGTTCCTCTGGACGGCGTGGTGACGGGCGGGAATTCCGTGCTGGATACCTCCGCCATGACCGGTGAATCCCTGCCGGTGGAGACCGGGGCCGGAAGCTCCGTGCTGGCGGGTTGCATCAACGGCCAGGGCGTGCTGGAAGTCCGTACGGAACGGGACTGGCGGCATTCCTCCCTGGCGAGGGTCCAGGAGCTGGTGGAGGCCGCATCCGGCCACAAATCCCCGCTGGAAGGAAGATTGTCACGGTTCTCACGCATTTACACGCCGCTGGTGATTTCCATTGCCGTGCTGGTGTTTCTGCTCTATCCCTTCGTAACGGGGGGAAGCTGGTCTGACGGCCTGTTCCGCGCGCTGGTGCTGCTGGTGATCTCCTGCCCCTGCGCGCTGGTGCTCTCCATTCCCCTGGGCTTCTTTGCCGGGATAGGTAGGGCCGCGCGGGAGGGAATTCTGCTGAAAGGGAGCAATTACCTGGATGCCCTGCGGAAGGTGAAGACAGTGGTATTTGACAAGACGGGAACCTTGACGGAAGGCGTTTTTTCCGTGGATGAAGTGCTCCCCTGTGACGGAGTTTCCCCGGAAACCCTGCTGTACTGGGCGGCGCATGCGGAGAGTTCCGCCTCCCACCCCTTGGGGCGTTCCATTGTGAAAGCGTATGAAGGCCGTTTGTTCCCGGACCGCGTGGCGGAGCTGGTGGAAGTGACCGGGGGCGGTGTTTCCGCCCGGGTGGAAGGAAAGGCCGTGCTGGCGGGGAAGAAGGCTTTTCTTCAGGAGGCCGGAATAAGGACAGGAGATGGAGAAGACCGGGGCGTGACCATTTACGTGGCGCTGGACGGCGTCCTGCTGGGGCGGCTGCGCCTGTCCGACCGGATCAAGCCGGGGGCGGAGCAGGCTGTGCGGGAACTGAGGGAGCTGGGCGTTTCCAACCTGGTGATGCTGACGGGGGATTCCTCCTCCGCCGGGCCGGAGGTGGGGCGCAGGCTGGGGCTGGATGAGGTGTTCAGCGGGCTGATGCCGGAGGACAAGCTGGAGCATGTCCGGCGCTTGAAACCGGAAGAGGGGCTGCTCGCCTTTGTGGGGGACGGGATGAATGACGCTCCCTCCCTGGCTGCCGCGGACATCGGCATAGCCATGGGCGGCGTGGGGTCTGATACGGCCCTCCAGGCGGCTGATATGGTAGTAATGAAGGGCGATCCCGCTGCCGTTCCGCAGGGGATGCTTTTGTCACGGGCGACGGAGCGCATCATCGTGCAAAACATCATCCTGATTCTGGGCGTCAAGCTTCTGGTGATGGTGCTGGGTATCCTGGGACTGGCCGGAATGTGGGCCGCCGTCATGGCGGACGTGGGCGTGTGCCTGCTTGCAGTGGGCAACTCCATGCGCATTTTCCGGGTGAGGCTGGGCGTGTAA